In Calditrichota bacterium, one genomic interval encodes:
- a CDS encoding efflux RND transporter periplasmic adaptor subunit yields the protein MKLKKGRIWLIVFAAIVIVLLAIIFLSGSGNGKNHGQATVKVERRTIVDKALAVGTIDPKNEIQVKSKISGVVKKLFVDAGDLVRMRDPLIEIRPDPTPLELAEATRNVEMESIALENSKKDYARIVQLKEKGFTSEKEFEAAQESYEQAKLRLKMAKEKLALLEKGKITIAGTNIETIVRSPASGYILERMTDVGDPIVPLTSYQAGTVLFTLADMSKLLFKGTVDEIDVGKLKEGMEAEIQVGALPGKPFKGILKKISLKAQKQENTTVFPVEIGIQFQTGQVLRAGYSANANIIIQKKDSVLTIPERVVTFRHDSAFVNLPAGEGKKEVNIKTGLSDAIYIEVVSGLKEGQEVLEKEVKEIK from the coding sequence ATGAAACTGAAAAAGGGACGCATCTGGCTAATTGTTTTCGCAGCCATCGTTATTGTCTTGTTGGCAATAATTTTTCTTTCCGGTTCGGGTAACGGAAAAAACCACGGGCAGGCAACAGTGAAAGTGGAACGCCGCACAATTGTTGACAAAGCGCTGGCCGTCGGCACGATTGATCCGAAAAATGAAATTCAGGTGAAATCGAAAATTTCCGGTGTGGTGAAAAAATTATTTGTCGATGCCGGCGATCTTGTCCGTATGAGAGACCCGCTGATTGAAATCAGGCCTGATCCCACGCCGCTGGAGCTTGCCGAAGCCACGCGTAATGTGGAGATGGAATCAATTGCTTTGGAAAATTCCAAAAAAGATTACGCGAGAATTGTTCAACTGAAAGAAAAGGGATTCACCTCGGAGAAAGAATTTGAAGCCGCGCAAGAATCGTACGAACAAGCAAAGCTTCGGCTGAAAATGGCAAAAGAAAAATTGGCGCTGCTGGAGAAAGGAAAAATCACCATCGCCGGGACCAACATCGAGACGATCGTAAGATCTCCGGCCAGCGGCTACATTCTGGAACGCATGACAGATGTCGGCGATCCGATTGTTCCGCTGACTTCTTATCAGGCGGGTACAGTTCTTTTCACGCTTGCTGACATGAGCAAACTTCTTTTCAAGGGCACAGTTGACGAAATTGATGTAGGAAAATTGAAAGAAGGTATGGAAGCAGAAATTCAGGTCGGGGCGCTTCCAGGAAAACCGTTCAAAGGCATCCTGAAAAAAATTTCCCTCAAAGCGCAGAAACAGGAAAATACCACAGTTTTTCCCGTGGAAATTGGAATCCAGTTCCAGACCGGACAGGTACTCCGAGCCGGTTACAGCGCAAATGCGAATATCATCATCCAGAAAAAAGACAGCGTTTTGACCATTCCCGAACGAGTGGTCACTTTTCGCCATGATTCGGCGTTTGTCAATCTTCCTGCTGGCGAAGGCAAAAAGGAAGTCAATATTAAAACTGGTTTGAGCGATGCTATTTACATCGAAGTCGTTTCCGGTCTGAAAGAGGGGCAGGAAGTTCTGGAAAAAGAAGTAAAGGAAATCAAATAA